The stretch of DNA ACTGATTTGATTCATGGTTGGAGGCTGAACAATCAGCCCAAGGTCGACCGTAACAACTGTAACAAGTGTCAGGCTAACGCAGCGCTAGTGCTGTTAACGTGGCTGCAGGCCGGCCTCCTCCTTGTCCCAAATCTTGGAGGAAACAGCAGGCACTAGTGTATGACTGAGCTCGGGGTATAAAGGTATATTTGTATTCTGCCACAGTTTTGAACTATTTCCAGTgtcagtttttctgtttgttgacGAAGCCATTCTGTCACTCTGCCCCCTCTCTCGCAGCCTGTCTCTTAAATGACACACGGTCATGGTCAGGATGCAGCAGTCAAAGAGCCTGACAGCTCTACTGTGCAGGTTCTGTATGCGTTAACTGTTTGAACAGAAAGGCTGCCTACCTAAAAATCATATCATAATCATGCTGCATTTACATAATCATAGCCCTAGTGTTGGTGcatattgtgtgcatgtgcatggtttctgcgagtgtgtatgtgcatgtcttACTGGCAAGCCGACGTGAAATGTAGTAGGCATCCTGCGCAGAATGGCTGGATCCACATCCTGTGGGCGGTTTGTGGCTCCCATCACCATCACCTACGGAACCATAACCATCACAACAACCTGTTGTGCAGCAGTCTGACAACCTAGCAAGCCCTTGCTCTTGAACTGATCAAGTGTTATAATAAACATGAGCCCTGGCTATGTTACCTGGCTGCTGGTGCAAGTGTCCAGCCCATCCCACAGGCTCATGAACTGGGCCTTCATCATGGCTGTGGCCTCATGGTCCAGGCTGGAGCGGTTCCTCAGGAATGAGTCTAACACATGAAGAGATGAGACGTGTGAAGACAAAGTGTTCACAAAGCTGTGTTATATATTAAGATGACCTTAGCGTTCTAATAAAAATCAGCATATCAGCTCCATGTCATCCACCACTGATATGATGGAAGTGAAGTGTGATTCTAATCAACAGCTTCAGGATGTCAGTATGTAAAATGTGCAATGAAAGCTGCTTCACCCTGCCTTCAGGAGCTGCCAATCCACCCAAAAGAGTTTCATTAGTCTCTGTTTCAATGGTGAGTTTCAGCGTTCCACCATGGTCTAAATTCCACCCTTGCGAGTAAACAATTCTGGGGGGAACACTGAATCCTTTTAATATTTTCGGCTTGACAACGGTCAAAACACAAACTATAAGCAGCATCAATCTCAGCAGCTCAGCATCGGCCTTCAACAATCCATCTCAGTCAAATCCTAGTTTGAATAGCAGTGCCAAATAAATCTCTGTTAATAACGTAGCAGTGTCACTTTACTTAAGTAATCACTCATGACAGGCTTCTTGTTAGATACACTCACCAATCTCATCAATGAAGATGATGCAGGGCTGGATTTTGACAGCCAAGGAGAAAACAGCGGCAGTCAGCTTCTGAGACTCGCCGTACCATTTGTCTGTCAGCGTGGAGGCCTGCAGGTTGATGAACTGGCACCCTGAAGCTTTGGCTGTTGCCTTGGCGATCATGGTCTTCCCACAACCCGGAGgaccaaacaataaaacacctgGGAGGACAAAACATTACACAGATATTAAGAGTCTTTGTGTAAACCTTCTACTACTTCTTCATGTTGATTTTGTGTAAagatctttaaaataaataacaataacaacaatgtaTTGCATGGATTGATATTTAAGTGGCTAATTTACTGCTTGTTTACATATATACATGATACATAAATAGGCTGCAAGTGCATTTATGTGTCTTTCACACTGCACATTCATTGATACGTAGTTTGTATTATGTGTATAACATCTTGTCTATGTATAAATGCTATGTGCTAAATGTGTACATATagtatttgtatagcacttaaaaaataaataaatcaaataaaaataaaataaaaataaaataaataaataaacgttaCAAATAGtatgaaatatataataaatgtcTCAAATCTATTATACATATTGTGTATGTTGCATGTAGAGAATATTGGATCCAATGGAGATTTAATACTCCAGAAAGAGTACACTCTGTAGAGAATTTGCCCTTGGCCTGAGAACtgaacaatacaaacaaacaaacaaacaaatgaaatcaccCATACCATTGTTTTTTCACTATTTTAGTACACATACCTATATGGAACTTCAATCATTGCTGTTTTCTATACAATGCAAAGCTGACCCAGCTATCCcaatctctctgtgtgtgtatgtgagtcatatttttcaaaaagtaaaacagtgGATTGAGACCAGGAGAAAAAGCGTGATGGTCAGGGCTGAGAGTGGATTCCCAGTGTGGCTAATTTTTGAGGTTGACTCATTCTGAAGCACTGTAGAGAGCTCTGTGCCAAACTCTGAAAACGATCTATGAAAAGTCAAGTATTGCTTTAAGTGATTCTCTGCTGTCATGCCGCTGAACGAACAAATCTTGGCACACAGTCCTAGATGGAACTACAACGTGCTGAATAGCTTTGTAGCAATAATGAGGAAGAGAGCGGCCTGCACACAATGCAAGAACGTTCATGAAGAGCTCTTCTGTAATTTGTCAAAGTCAAGAGATTTAAAGGGGCCTCGTTTCAAGTGCTATCATTTTTCATACGCTTCCTCTCATATTGGTTTTAGTGACATGCATATGTGATCCATCAATGCATCAGTGAAAACTTCCATGTTGAGTTTATCTTGTATTGTTCCCTAATGTTGGCTTGTACCTTAAAacaagtgtatatatatatatatatatatatatatatatatatatatatataatgtaatgCATCTAATTTCCTTGAGATGGCATACTGTGGTACCTTTAGGGGGCTGAAAGAGTTTGGATCCTGCCAAGAGGTGTCTCTTCTGGAAGGGCAGGATGACTGTGTCCTGCAGCTCATAGATAACCTCATCCAGACCGGCGATATCTCTCCAGGACACCTGCAGGAAGAACATGTGATGTTAAAAACTCTGACAGGGGGTCTACTTTTCAAAACAATGTCTGGTAACAAAAATTACCTTCATATTCCGTGGATCAACTAGGTGAGATGCAATGTTCATCTCATACTCTGTGAGTTTGACGCCCTCAACACCAATCCTCTTCATTATCTGCTCTGcctggtgaggtcacacacacacacacacgcacacgcacacacgcgcacacacacacacacacacacacacacacacacacacacacacacatttcagcttAAAAGCAGAAACATCTtaaaaaaactgcttttaaaACTTAAAAGCAGAAACATCCAAAGTGTAATAATTGATAATGTGAGAGCAAGCAGCTGCTCTAATCTCTCCATTAATGTCATACTCATACGAATAACTATTTGCATTAAGTTCACCACTAAGACAGGCCTATTATGACTCATATTACTGATGCAGTACCAGACATTTGATAAAACTCTGTATACCTTTTTCTTGGCTTGGTTTTTCTGCTTGTATGTGGGATCCATAGCTTCCACAACCCATTTGATGCTGTAATAGGTGGCTGCACCAAAGATGGTCAACCTCACCAGCATGCCCACCACTTCATTCCTGGACAGTGGGCGCATGAGCGCCTCTCGGGGAAGGTCTTTTAGTAGCATCTTAGTTGGCTGGTGTCAGTCCATTAGCTGGAGAAAAAGAAGGGATGTGAAAGAATGAGGTCGAGATTGAAACAAGCGGCTAATAATGTAGTCAAGGCTATTTGGCAAGGTGTAGAGCTGGCAAGTGCGCTCATACCGCCTGCTGCCAGTGTCAATCTGGCAGTTACACGTTGGTTTGCTTACTGACAATACTGGCAGAGCACCACTTAAGACATTTTTGTTATATTAGGATCCAGTCTTCAATTCGGCATACATCCAGCACACTCACCAGTATCTATCTGACTGAATTTTCACCTACAATGGGTTCGCCTGTTACTCCAGCAGCAAGCAGTGTGAACTCTGGCTTTCTGTAACCTACATAAACCACTTCTAAAAgttgaaactgcactgaaatcaAATACTGTTTGCAGGGTCAGACATATGCCGAACTGAAGAGAGGGCTCCAGGCGATtagtaaaaactaaaactatatTAGAcagctatctttttttttgcaagagaGCAAAGCGGCattaatttgaccattttttgcATGGACTTAGGCGTGACATTCGCCCATAAGCGGCTGATACAAAGCTAAGTCACCGGTGGCTGACCTGGCCATTCATTTTGCTCATATTTATCTGTTGCTGATGCTAACAGAGGTAGCTAACAGCGAGAAGTGAACGAGTTAACAGCCTATAATAGCAATAACTTACTGTATAGTGTAGTAAAATACATATTTGATCTGTCGTGACATATGACACCTGACTGACAGCGGATTGATCTTCGCCGTAACGCTGCAAGTTAGCTAGCATCGCCTTGCAAGCTAACACAGCTCTGTTATCACTTTTAGAGAAAATGTCGGTTTAAAACCAACGGTTAACGAAGATGTCGAAGCAGATCCTAGTTCTACTGTATGTACTGACACTTATAAATTCAATGTTACGAAAGGTATAAAAGATAAAGGACACACTTACTGACATAAGAATCAACAACAATTTAGCCCAACCGCTATAACGCCATCATGATAGGTGCACTCCACATTTTATCTCGGGTTACAACAAAGTTCCGGGATTAGGGTTCCCACCTCTCATTCGGCATTAAACCACGGGATGGCAGAGCTGGCACGCAGTTTGCCACGCAgatcagcaccatggacagcttcTCCATCACCACAGCAGGCACTCAGGACACCACAGCTAATAAGGTAAATAGGCTAATAAGGCCTCAGTTTGAATGGGTTTTGGACAGCTACTCCCTGACGGTGCATTGCTCCTGTGTTATTATGTCAGATACACACAAAACGACTGAAGGTGTTGCATTTTATCACAATCAGTAGCCTCACCCATGTGAGTACCCGTCTTAAACACATCTTGGTGAAGAGGTGATGTGCATTAGACATAGATGATGGCTGAAAGTGACCTGTATATCATATAGATGGTTTTAATTTGTAAATGGTGGGGTGTCCTATATCCGAATCAAGTTTGATGTTTGGAGGAAATAAATCAGAGATTCCACTGTCCTACCCTAACATTTACAATAACCAAATAAGAAGTGTGCAGCTTAAACCAAGAGCAGATATGGCA from Myripristis murdjan chromosome 9, fMyrMur1.1, whole genome shotgun sequence encodes:
- the atad1a gene encoding outer mitochondrial transmembrane helix translocase, encoding MLLKDLPREALMRPLSRNEVVGMLVRLTIFGAATYYSIKWVVEAMDPTYKQKNQAKKKAEQIMKRIGVEGVKLTEYEMNIASHLVDPRNMKVSWRDIAGLDEVIYELQDTVILPFQKRHLLAGSKLFQPPKGVLLFGPPGCGKTMIAKATAKASGCQFINLQASTLTDKWYGESQKLTAAVFSLAVKIQPCIIFIDEIDSFLRNRSSLDHEATAMMKAQFMSLWDGLDTCTSSQVMVMGATNRPQDVDPAILRRMPTTFHVGLPNTRQRQEILKLILAGENLSNAINLKEIAEKTEGYSGSDLRELCRDAAMYRVRDYVRKEQMRQIAQQLQDSQEEEKPLDEERLRPVTQLDLLFGLDKMKESKLATASVVPNTSEVPLD